The Alnus glutinosa chromosome 10, dhAlnGlut1.1, whole genome shotgun sequence DNA window GAGAGAGAATCAGGGTTCTAAATAATACGCCAACACTACTTTGCCAGCAAAGCTTTATTAAAACTTTCCAGATCACGTAGCCCCATTCCACCTTTACTTTAAGAGATGCCAATTTTCTCCCATTTAATCCAGTGAATCTTCGAATCTTGCTCATTGTGACCCCACAATACCGTTGCATCATGTCGTTCTTTTATAGACATAAACACCATCCTTCGAGACCGACCAACCATTGTAGGCAAACCCAGGTATTTTTCGAAACAATTAGTTGCATGTACTCCCGCATCTAATAAAATTTGCCTTTTAATATCATCCTATGTATTTCGACTAAAAAATATGGAAGTTTTCTCTTTATTCAGTCGTTGCCCTGAAGCTTGCTCATATATATCCAACACATGTTGAAGATTTGACCATTCCTTGATATTTGCCTTACAGAAAAGAAGGCTATCATATGCAAAAAACATGTGATTGAGTCGAACCCTACCTCTAGCATTAGGGACACCCGTAAGCTCACACTGTCTTTCAGCATGTTGTAACATAGCACTAAGAGCCTCCGCAcacaagataaaaaaataagagaataatGAATCACCTTGCTGAATCCCACAAGTTGGAGTAGTATGGCCATGAGGCTCCCTATTAATCAAAACTGCATACGAAACTGAACCGATGCACTTCAAAATTAAGCTTATCCATTTGATATCAAAGCCCAACCTACGCATAACCCCTGTCAGAAAGTTCCGTTCAACCCTATCATAAGCCTTACCGATCATATCAAGTTTCAGAGTCACGAAGCCTTTTTGCCCTTTCATATTTGTATTCATACTATTAGTTGATTTAACATAACCAAGACTTTATATGCACCTTTGCCATGCTTGATTAACTCCCttactatgaaaaaaaaaagaagaaaaagattatatTGTAAAGTTaagtaatatatttatatatgtttttcacATCATTTAAATTGTAACCTCATTCCAAATAGAAACCTTGCTTCttttagttataaaaaaaaaaaaatgaaaaaaaaaaaggttgtaaACAATCATGTTGATCTTTTCCTATCTTCAAACTTGTCAACAAGAGATAAGTATTGTCTTTAATTTACCTCGAGGGAATTAAAGGTGGAAGATAAAAATGTAACGACAAAAAATGAGCAAGTAGGATTTGTGGCTTTTGGATTTTGCCTCATGGACGGAAAGACATAAGGAGACATTGATTAGAGTGGAATCAAAGTGGGGATAGGGAACATGataagaataattaattataatctcAAAGGTTTTGTTTTGAGCATCCTAAATCAATTTTGTGTCCTAACAACCCCTCCAAGCACATAACTTTTGTCTCAGTGgcatgatgatgaggatgatgaccCTAGCAAATGTGGCTTCCCCCACTTGCTGCATTATCATTCGTCTGTCCTCAATCTTCGGCTAGCCAATCGAACTCTCGAGATTGTGCTGACATGGCATCCTCATGGCATTTTGTTGATTGATGATTTTACTGGACCATGATCAATGGAAAGTGCAATGGGATCCACTCTCGCCGCCCTTAGATCCCTAAAAGGACACGTTTATGATCAAATTCAACATTTATCGATCACTGCTAAAAGAGATTTTGTATTCCACAAATAAAGCATTTGATGAACATGTGGGGCTCCTGTAATACGTGTAATTGGATGCTCTCACATAATTTAGGCTCTACTAATATAGCCTTGATTTGTTTATTAGTGGTCGGTCTCCTTCTAGAAAGGGGTGCAATCAAATATTAGGTTTTTCACCACAAAAGAGAGGAGGACACATGTTACTAGGGTTCACACTTGAGGATCATAGAAACCCCTTAAAGGGACGAATTGAGTGCAATATCTACATCGAATTGTAacaatctttttaattttataatccTAGAAAAGATGACTTGTATGAGAATAATATTGGCCACCTTGCCCCAGGCCTCCACAATGTGGGTTTTAACTTTTTAATCATGTTATCTTCCTTTATACCATAATTATGTCTTGTTTTAATCCAATGAATCCCCCAAAAAGATTATGTGCCTTCTTTCCCCACAACTTCTAGCAACCAAGAGGATATCTAGCTCTCATCCTCACTCTTTAGAGAAGGTAATCATGCACCATTGACTTACTAGGCCAACCCTAGCTAATTCCTTAAAGGAAGCCGTAAAATACCACTAGATATTCTAATGATGTATTCACACCACTCATTCTACCACAAAtgatttcttaaataaaaaacaccAAAAGTTCAAAGTTGTGGCGTGGAAGTGAATAGGCTGTGCTAGCACAGCTTAACATTTTGttctgctaaaaaaaaaaaaatgtcctccTATCTCTTGGTCGGCGTCACCCCTAATCACCACGCAGGGGGTGGCTAGGACTATTAGATCTAGTGGTCACGACCACCATATCATTCCTGAAAGGAGGTCGGCCACCCATGGAGGTTGGGCTAAACTTTTTGGCTGTAAATTGTTTTGGGGGGCTGATATGACAATGTTACGTCGCACTACCACATTAGGGAATATAGAAAGTGAGAGTAAAACTGGACTGCCTATAGActatagcatttttcaaaatatattcccatgtgtatgtgtatatagatatatatgagAGTTGATATACAGGGGATGGTTTCCCGTCCCCCACATatcattttcctatatatatatatatatatgacatcaATATTCAGAACAAAGGATATCCTCCCATTTATGCTCGATTCTAACGAGTGTATAACACCTTTCTACTTGAAAGATGTTGTCCACGACATATATTTTGATACCAGAAAGTTTTTTCTCAAAATGATGCATGTGGATTCCATTATTATCATATCCATTTTTTGCAATCATGAATACCGATGCCAAAAGCTACGagagaagattttgtgcagaaaAGATGATGTGCCAAGTGATACTATCTCGAGGGCCACAAGTAAAAACCATTACAGCACACAGTTTACTTTCAAGAACAGAGGAAGCATACAAGCATTTTGAGGCCAAAGCGCAGGAGGCGACAGATTAATTTGCCTGTAAAAGGGAAAAGGGGGAGATGCTGCTTACTCTTGCAGTTGCAGATTTCCTATTGGTGGCTCATACACAAGTTGCAGCAAAAAGTGGAAAAGTGGTAATTGCACTAGAGTAATTTAATTGCGCACAAAAACATATAAACAAAGAGAATCTGCCATAAGAGCACAAAAACATTTGATTGCacataaaaacatataaacaaGAGAATCCTTCAAACTTGTCCGATTGATGGGAACTAAGGCATCAAAGCAATAGCAGAAGATAAGCAAAAGAGCAATCTTTCAGTACTGCTTCCTCCCTGCTGTAATCCCCATGTTCACTCTTCTCCAAGACAATAACTGTGGCCCCAAAGGGTCCCAACATAACCAATCATCGGCTTTCCCCCCACAAAGCACACATCATCCATTTGAATTTCACGTGTTCTATGGACCCTTGATACCCCACTGGTCCATCTCTCCCCCTGTGAATTGAATCAAGGCAGGCCCGCTAGTCTCTCTCATTCGATCTGAATGTAGATTCACGGTGTCAACATTCCGACAACAATGGATTCAGAAAAGAATACAATCATCATTCATGTGAGTAAGACACGGGTATGGGCACACAGGTCATCAGAGGCAGAAAAATACACCTTCTGGTAGAGAGactattttttctaaataagGGAAAACGATCCTTAACATGGTTAATGAAAAAATACACGAGACATGTTTGTCTTTGATGGAAAAGGTGGGTTTGTGGTTGCAACTGTTAGAAAAAGTGCAAAGATCTGTGCAATCTTCTTTCGACTTTTCTCTCCAACTTGACATATATGTGTTTGCTTCTCTTATATACATAAGGGCTTAAAAAGgagaactaaaagaaaattctaaaacTCTTCCACCCAAGTAGGCAGTCTTCATACGGATTCTCACAACTGAAGATACGTTGACTTAGCCAACCAAACCTTCCCCTTTAAATTCTCTCCCCAACCCTTCATTTCCTTGGCTCTTCCAGGCCTCTCCTTTTGCTTTTGCTCACAAAGAAACAAAGTTATAGGATTAAACTCCTTTCACCTTTGCTTCCCCCATCTCTTCTGACGAAACAAAAAATATGGGATACCCACCAGCTAGCTTCCTCAGACCAAACAACATTCTTCTCATAAGAGGCTTCATGATCTTGTTCTTAAGCTGTGTAACTATCaaaataaacctttgtttttccaGCATCCCTTCTACATTAAAAGCAATTCCCCTTGATGGGCATTTCAACTTTGACGAAGTTCACCTTGCAGCCAGAGATTTTGGCAACAGGTACCAGTTCCTCCCAGCAGCAGTACTGCATCCAAAGTCAGTTTCTGATATCACCACTACTATAAAGCATATTTGGCAGATGGGTCCTCATTCAGGGCTCACAGTTGCAGCTAGAGGCCATGGCCACTCACTCCAAGGCCAATCACAAGCACATCGAGGAATTGTGATTAACATGGAATCGCTCCAAGGGCCAGATATGCAGGTTTCCACTGGAAATTCTCCATATGTGGATGTCTCTGGTGGTGAGCTGTGGATAAATATCCTGCATGAAAGCCTGAAATACGGGTTAGCACCGAAATCATGGACAGACTACTTACATCTAACTGTTGGCGGTACTCTATCTAATGCAGGGATCAGTGGTCAGGCATTTCGCCATGGCCCCCAGATCAGTAATGTCCACCTGCTGGAGGTTGTAACAGGTTCGTAAAGAAAAaagggcatatatatatatatataaagatagaGAAATTGTGGTTCGCCAGGTTACTTCATTAGGTGGTCTTCACTTGACCTGAGTTTTATGGAGAAACTTAGCTATTAGTCATGAATTAATTTTCAAGAATAATGTTTATCATTCGCATACAATGAAAACTTACTGAAACGTGGAGCCAAAATGTGTGCAGGAAAAGGGGAGGTTGTAACTTGTTCGGAGAAGCAGAATGGCGACCTCTTTCACGGTGTTCTTGGAGGACTTGGACAGTTCGGCATTATAACCCGAGCAAGAATATTGCTGGAACCAGCACCTGATATGGTAAAAGCAAAATCATTTAGgccaatcaatttcaaaagtaatgTCATGTGTAGTAACGACTAGCCATTGTTGTGACACAATTCTCCATTTTGAACAGGTAAAATGGATTAGAGTGCTATACTCAGATTTCACGACATTTGCAATAGACCAAGAACATTTAATATCTGTAGAAAAGACGTTTGATTACGTTGAAGGATTTGTGATAATAAACAGGACCGGCCTGCTGAATAACTGGAGATCATCATTTAATCCGCAAGACCCAGTTCAAGCCAGCCGGTTCAATTCAGATGGAAGGACACTCTTCTGCCTGGAATTGGCCAAATACTTCCACCTAGACGAGACAGAAGTAGCAAATCAGGTAGGCGTGCAACGGCCCACCATCAGGGTAAATTTCCTAAAGTATCAACAAATTTCTATAAATAATTGGCACTCACATATGTTTGTTTAATTGTGCAGGAAATTGAGAACTTATTGTCTCAATTAGGCTATATTAAGTCAACACTTTTCCAATCAGAAGTTACGTACCTAGAATTCCTGGACAGGGTGCATGTGTCCGAAGTCAAATTACGGTCAAAAGGCTTGTGGGAAGTTCCACACCCATGGCTCAATCTTTTTATACCTAAAAGCAAAATACACGATTTTGCAGATGAAGTCTTTGGCAATATCCTTACAGAAACAAGCAACGGCCCTATCCTCATCTATCCAGTAAACAAATCAAAGTAACAGTTTCACAACACAAATCCTTGTCTACAAAGATTCTCATGGCTTTTGCTAAGTGATtgaattataaattatttaattctgatttcaggTGGGACAACAGAACGTCTATTGTCATTCCAGAGGAAGATATTTTCTACCTAGTCGCATTCCTTACCTCTGCAGTTCCCTCTTCAACAGGAACCGATGGATTAGAACACATATTAACTCAGAACAAAAGAATTCTAGAATACTGTGAAACAGCCCATCTTGGGGTCAAGCAATATCTGCCCCACTACAGTACGCAGGAACAGTGGCGGGCCCACTTCGGCCCACAGTGGGAAGTTTTTGTACAGAGAAAATCTGCTTATGACCCATTGGCAGTACTTGCTCCAGGCCAAAGAATATTTCAAAAGGCAATAATGTTCTCATGATAGTGGCCTCAAAatataacttttcttttttaaaagaagaggCCCTTACAGCATGTGGGAAATTGCGTCAGCCacaaaaattgataaatattaTATCATATGCCTTTTCCTATAAGACAAGTGTAACATTGAGGCTGCAGGGGCTGGTAGAAATTTCTTCAACAATCAGCTATTGATATGAATTATAGTTGCCATTGCAAAAGAAACTGGACCTCACCAGCCCTATTAAAGGATGTATATATCGAATTTGTAAAGACCAACTACTTCATCTGATAATCAGTCTCAAAGACAAGATTTAATATTGTTTTACTGCACAGAGATGTAACATACTCAAAACAAACAAAGGGCTAGTTCATGCTACACCAACATAAATTCAAGAGCAAGCAAAAGGATAAAAAAGGTCAAGCAAAGTTAAAACGGACATACCCAATTCCAAATGCCAGGAAGAACATATCCACTTGTTGCAACTTGCAAAATTTATTGTGGTTAGTCTAACTGCACATATACCTATATGAAATAATGCTGTCACATTTTAACTAATTAGTATTTTCGCTTCACCTTTTAGTTAACCACAACCATAGTGTGGCAAAAAATCACTGGCAACTGCAACAGTGATCATTCAGATTTTAAGCTAACAGATGCCTCCAACATTAACTTCTCCCAAAGTGCTTACacacaacataaaataacattaaatcAGTTTCGCTCTTAATCTACCTTCCTTCTGTTTTATTATGTACAGAATTTTAATCACAGTAACCAAAGGACACTGATTGTGTACATGGGTTGATTCCTGTAGGCGCTTTATAATGAATTTATCTATCAAAGTAAAAATCCTGTCAAAaagacatttaatttcttatatCGGTGCTGTGAGACCCAAGTAATTCTGCATGCTGTTCATCTTTATGAGGTGCAAGTTAAGgcaaaaaatcaatttcaagcAGGAATCTTAACATAAGCATTAAAGAAAGCAAATagattatcaaaatatagaacATAACCTTCTGGAGAGTAAATGACATCAAATAAAAGAGTTTGTACATGATTAGTAagcaattaaaattatttattactcATCAACTTTGCAGAAGATGGTaatgcaaagaagaaaaaaaatcactaaaccaaaaaaaaaaatagatattgtGAACCTTAACATTTGGATGAATCAAGTACAAGGACAGatttaaagattaaaatataaaaataaaaataaaaacaattgtaACAACTATATTTAAGACAGTGAATTTTTATAACTAGTGAAATTCATCTAGCTAAAAAGGAACTGAAGcaacttcacttttcttttccctcttttttatttattccattCAGTCATTAGTAAAACTTGCAAGTAAAGGAGTCTAATGGGATAA harbors:
- the LOC133880193 gene encoding cytokinin dehydrogenase 6; the encoded protein is MGYPPASFLRPNNILLIRGFMILFLSCVTIKINLCFSSIPSTLKAIPLDGHFNFDEVHLAARDFGNRYQFLPAAVLHPKSVSDITTTIKHIWQMGPHSGLTVAARGHGHSLQGQSQAHRGIVINMESLQGPDMQVSTGNSPYVDVSGGELWINILHESLKYGLAPKSWTDYLHLTVGGTLSNAGISGQAFRHGPQISNVHLLEVVTGKGEVVTCSEKQNGDLFHGVLGGLGQFGIITRARILLEPAPDMVKWIRVLYSDFTTFAIDQEHLISVEKTFDYVEGFVIINRTGLLNNWRSSFNPQDPVQASRFNSDGRTLFCLELAKYFHLDETEVANQEIENLLSQLGYIKSTLFQSEVTYLEFLDRVHVSEVKLRSKGLWEVPHPWLNLFIPKSKIHDFADEVFGNILTETSNGPILIYPVNKSKWDNRTSIVIPEEDIFYLVAFLTSAVPSSTGTDGLEHILTQNKRILEYCETAHLGVKQYLPHYSTQEQWRAHFGPQWEVFVQRKSAYDPLAVLAPGQRIFQKAIMFS